CAAGACCTGCAAAATCTGGATCAGCACGTACAATTGCGTTTATATCCTTTGTTTCACTAACTCTACTATTTACGAGCAGTCGAGGACTCAAGTCGTTCCACTCAAGTTTCCAAAGTCTGTGACCAAGATCCATAGCTCTGACAGGTAATATACCTTTTCTTCTGTTACCTGAGCCATCATAAGAAATAGGGGAGATTGAATCCTTCCATGCAATTAATGGTTTTTCGGGTTTGGATTCGTCTACAATTTTGAGCCGGAACTTCACCTCTTCAGATGTATCAAAAAGTGTGATGGGTATGCGTTTTTCGGTATCGGGCGAGCCCCATGTACCTAGAGAGAATCTTTCAGTATTTGAATTTACATACGCCTCGACTTTTACTGATGAGTCGTTTGGAAAATTATAATTTTCGTGTGTATGAAAACTAAGCATGAATTCATACGCACTTCCAACCTCGAACCTTGAGATCGTAAAATCCTTATTATTCAGGCGTTTTCTGCCTGTATAGTTGTATGACCTCTTCATAACACCTCCCTGTTCTTGCGGGGTATTGCTCTAAAGTAGATATCTCTGCTGCCTTGAAATCCGGTGACAGAAAAAGTAAAATCAGAGTCAACGATTTCTAAGATGATTTCGTTGAAATTTGCCTCGAGTATATTGCACCCCCCACATAAAATGTTTAAATTATCACCAGAAAAATCAAAGTCTGCTGGGTGGTAGCTGTTTAGCGGGTTTCCATACTCAGTGTCGAAAGCTGCTGCTATAAAAATTTCATCAGGAGTGTCGGTCGCGTCTGGATCTGGAGATATCTTAAATCCCCGGGCTTTGATTAAGGGAGATGTGGCTATGTATTTTGGACGAGGTACAATATCCTTAGTGCCTGTGGGCTTCTTTTTACCTCGTTTATTTGTAGGTTTCTTTTTGTTCCCTTCTTCAAGCTCATCTATGCCGAATATATCTTCAAGAAGAGATGTGAGATCTTCGTTCTCTATTTGACCTAGAGCATTGGCAATTCTGGATGCAGAAAATTTTACATATTTTAAAATAGCCGCACCTGGCTTATACTTTCCCTTGAAATGTTCCGTAGATTCTAACCACTTGGTATGAGCTGGGTTTTCCGAGTCACCTAGAAATTCAGATAATACCGGGTCCTCAGCAAGTACCAGTGATCTAATGCCTTTTGTTTTCATGCATTTCTCACCAATAATTGTTAGGCCATCACGGATATACATCTCATCACAGATTCTGACATCTTCACTTTGTTGTAGGTAAACTAAAAATGAAGCGTCTTTCTTTTGGCCGCTTGCTTTAAAGCCTATTTCAATGGGACACTCAAAGGCTATCAACTCATTATCGGCATATTTTCTTTTTGCTATTTCGAAGCTTTCAGTATCTGGAAAGATAGATTTTATGTCAGGGTTGCTGTAAGAACTTGGTGTTGTCAGGCAATAGTAAAGATCGGGCGTTTGTTTTGGGGACAGGTCATCTGCTTTTTTGCAAAATAACAACCTATCCCGTAGCTGAATTTTGTCTTCGTCACTAAAATGAGGCCAAGTCTGAATCTCATCCATGATTGTGTCTTTATCCAGTAAGGTTGTTCTTCCTTCTCCATTATCAATTACGCACTCTAACGTACCTCGGAGAAATTCCCAAAAAAATTGATGAATTAAAGCGTTATAAATGGATTCATAGTTGATGCCCTTCTTGGGGTGTGGTATCACAATTGACAACCCCGGCTCATCTGGATTTCGATCTAAGCGGAAATCTTTTCTAAATTCTGCCAGTTCGTCGGCTTCTGTGCATGGCGAGGCCCAGTATGGATTAGTACCTTCATTTAGGAATTCGCCTCCATAGCCTTCGGAGACATATTCATTAGCCTCTCCTGGGATTTTATGAATAGACAGCACGGATCTGCCCATCAAGGTGTTGTTCATACCATTTTCTTCTACACTGTAGCTGAAGAACGAACGTAGTTTTGAAGAAGCTGGATAAACGATCTTTCCAAGCCCCCATTTGCCTCTAGTTCCTTTTTTTCTGCTACGTCCGACATTCCGGAGGAACCAAAAAAAATGTTGTGGTTCTTCATTAGGCTCAGGATCAAGTTTTTGCTCAGTGTTGCCGACTAATCCAGTGGTTTTAAAGCATTCAATCGCACAGTATGGGAGGGGGGCATCTGAATTAAATTCGAAAGTTCCTATCTTCTCTTGAACTAGTGGGGCATTCACATGGGGAGCTAACCCATCAAACCATTTGGATGCTTTATCTGCTGGAAGCGGGGATTTAGGAATGAAATACCTTATTAGTATTGGCTCCGTGGTAGATGATGATTTTGCATCCAATCGGTTTTGAATATCTTCCCGGATCAGGGCACTGGTCGCATCGTCTAAAGCTTCATCGTCAAAATAGCTCAGATGAGAAGGGTCGTCTTTGGTATTATTGGGAGGTTCAAATTGCCATTTCATTTTCCTAAAGTTTAAATTTAAATTCGGATCCTCCGTTAGATTGTGAAAACCGCTCCTTCATACCCTTTAGTTCTTTCTGGAGAGCATTGTAAATCTTGTCAACATCCTTCTCTGTAAATGAGTAATTACCTCGGTTAGAAAGGTTTCCTATCAGTTTGATTTGCTTAATGGCATTGTTAGTTCTGGCCTCGGCCAGCTTAATAAATTTGTCTCTGCGTTCGTCGGTACTCATGGTCAGGATGCCTTTCTATGTTGTGGGATGTTAGCCTCTGAGGGTGTATTCCTTTGGATCTCTTTATTACTGCGCATTGCTTCCCACATTTGCTTAATGTTCAGCTCCGGAATGGACGAAATTTTTATTTCAGGTCGCGGGTAGGACTCTATTTTCCTCAGTTACACGTGCTGATATTGACATATTACAGAACAAAAGCAATAATTATTTGCATATATAAGCCCTATATTATCAATATTTAGGTTTTCAAATTCACAACTGGCTCATTATTGGTATGTTGTGTAACAACGGATAAATCAAGATGTCACTTATTTATGGTCATATTTCTACCACATCTACTTTCTGATGGCTACATCAGCGTATTTTTATTTAAACACAGATGGCCACAGATCCCCACAGATGAGCACAGATCCTGGAGATCCGCCCGCGCAGATGGAAAGAGATTCTATTTTGCGGGCAAAGTCGATGTCAGGTTATAGCTGTGAGGGGTGGATGAATAGCCAGGATTTGATCTGTGTTTATTTGTGGCGATCAGTGTCATCCGTGTTGAAGATTAGTTTTTTAACACAGGTGGCACAGATGAGCACAGATCCAGGGTATCTGTCGATGACCCCGATGTGTCGGGGCTCGCGCAGATGAATTGGAACCCTCCCCCCTTGCGCGTCGATCAAGACCTTCGTAGCTTCAGCGCAGTAGGCCTGTCATTCGCGGTCAAAAAATGTAATGCTGCTGGCAACAGCTCCATTCTGTTCGCTAATAAAATATTCGCCATCGCATTCATTAGGGAATATAATGCACACATGAGCCAGAAAAACTCGCGTATTACAACGAATCTCAAACAGTGCGGAGGGCGTCCTTGCATTCGAGGAATGAGGATTCGAGTTACCGACATACTGGATTTATTAGCCTCTGGATTGAGTTTTGATCAGATTTTAGATGAGATGCCTGATCTTGAGCGCGAGGATATCGTTGCCTCCATCAGCTATGCCTCGGAAAGTATTGACCATCCAGTGATTGCGGCATGATTTGGGTAGATGCTCACTTGTCACCTAGAATCGCCGGGTGGGCACAAGATGAACTTGGCTACGAGGTATCGGCTCTCCGAGACCTCGGATTAAGAGATGCTGCTGATGATGAAATTTTTACCAAAGGGAGGGAATCAGGAGCCATGATATTGACTAAGGACAAGGATTTTGCAGAGATGGTTGTTCGTCTGGGGTCACCCCCCAAAGTTATTTGGTTACGGTGTGGAAATACATCCGAATCAAGTCTTAAGGATTTGCTCTCCAAGCATTTATCGGAGGCAATTGAGCTATTAGACGCCGGTGAAGATTTAGTCGAGATCCGATAACCCAAGCGAACAATGCAAGTGAAGCGTGTTCAGAGGTAATTATTAGTGCCGATGGGGCGGCTGGAAGGTGTAATGTTTCAATAGCCCAAACATTCTGGATTCAAATCCAGCCATCCGATGAAGACCCCGATGTGTCGGGGCTCGCGCAGATGAGTTGGAACCCTCCCCCCTTTCGCGTCATTTCGCGTATTTCGCGGTCAGAAAATCTTCAGATCAAACCATGGTTGGATCCACCTCCCTGCCGCGGAGCCAGCCGGTGAGGGAGAGCCTTGGCACGTGGGCGGGGAGGACCTCGTGCCAGAAGTCGGCGCTGCGGAAGGCGATGATGGTGCCGGCGGTGGGTGCGAAGTCGAGGTATGGGCCGTGGATGCCCTCGGTGGGCGAGGTGTAGAGGCGCAGCTCGCCGCCGTCGCCGGGTTGCCAGCGGGTGTTGAGGTAGGCGATGATGGTGATTTGGCGGGTGGGCGACGCGTGGTGCTGGTCGAGGTGGGGTTTGTAGAATCCGCCGACCGGGTAGCGCGCGAGGTGGCCCTCGTAGGACTCCAGCGGCAGGAAGAGGGAGCGGCGCAGGTGCTCGCGGATCTGGCGCATGGCGGAGAGCCAGTGGATGACGGCGGGGGAGGCATCGACGTCGTCGAGCCAGAAGATGGAGTCCGAGCGGATCTCCGGTTTGCGGTCGAGCGCCGCGCCCTTGCCGACACCGGCGAGGCGGAGGTCGTCGGCTGCCTCCTTTTCCTCGATGATGCCGATGAGCTCGGCGACGGCGGAGGCGGGCATGATCTCAGGAAAGTGGGCGTATCCCGGCGCGGCCAGAAGATCGGCCAGGGTGTCCAGGGGGAATGGTGGTGCGCTGAGTTCGACGAGGGGGTTGAAGAGGTTGATCATGTGCGGATGGCGATGGGCGCATATGGATCGTTTTTGCCGCCGGGGTCAATGTAATTTCAGTTTTCAGTTTTCAGAAATCAGAAATCAGAAATACCCAATGGGTGAGTGGAAACATGAGCCTTTCCCCTCTTGAATTCCTTATGGAATGAGGGTTTTTCACTTAGCAGGTGAAATGCAACTGCGGATTCCAGGATCAGGCGAGGTAAGGGCTGAGCCGTTCGACGGCATGGCTGGAGGTCAGGCCGTGTTGTTTGCGGAGTTCGGTCACTTTGCCGTGTTCGATAAATGCATCCGGCCAGCCGATGCGCTCGACGGGTGTGGTGATCTTGGCATCACTCAGTAATTCGATGACACTGGCGCCGAAGCCGTTTTGAAGCACGTGGTCCTCCATGGTGAGGATGACCTTGCATTGTTCCGCGTAGCGGATGATCAGGTCGGCGTCGAGGGGTTTGATAAACCGTGGGTTGATCAGAGCCACCGAGTGGCCGAGGGCTTCGAGTTTGTCCTTGGTCTTCAATGCCACTTCATACATGTGGCCGAGGCTGAAGATGGCCACGTCGCTGCCGTCCTGGAGTACTTCCCCCTTGCCGATTTCCAGCAGGACAGGTTCGGGTTTGGGTTTGGCCCCAATACCGGCGCCGCGTGGATAACGGATAGCCGACGGACCGTCCTCGTAGTTGGCCATGGTCCAGAGCATATCGATGAATTCATCCTCATCCTTGGGCTGCATGTGGACCAGTCCGGGGACGGCACGGAGGTAGGCGATGTCAAACAGGCCGTGGTGGGTGGGACCATCGTCGCCCGAGAGGCCGCCGCGGTCCATGCAGAGCCTAACAGGAAGTTTTTGCAACGCCATGTCGTGGATGATCATATCGATGGCGCGTTGCATAAAGGTCGAGTAGATCGCGAGGAAGGGCTTGAGCCCCTGGGTGGCATGGCCGCAGGCGAAAAGGGCGGCGTGTTCCTCGGCGATACCGACGTCGAAGTAGCGTTCGGGGATTTCCTTTTTAAAGATCTCGAGCTTGGTGCCACCGGGCATGGCGGCGGTGATCGCGGTGATGGATTTGTCTTTTTTGGCGAAGTCCGTCACGGCCCGGCCGAACAGTTCCGAGTAGGTGGGTTTGCCGACCGGGGTTGTCGAGCCGTCTTCCACTTTATAGGTGCCAAGGCCGTGGAATTTCCCGGGGTTGGCAAGGGCGGGGTCGTAACCGCGCCCTTTTTCCGTGATGATGTGCAGGATGACGGGTTCGTCCTGCTTCTTGAGGTGTTCGAAGGTCCGGATCAGGAGCGGCAGATCGTGGCCATCGAGCGGGCCGTAGTAGCGCATACCGAATTTCTCAAACAGGACGTTGGGAAGGATCAGGTTTTTGGTGTTGCGCTCCACCTTGTGGGCAAACTTGCGCACGCTTTCACCACCAATCCGGCCTACAAACTCAGCGGCCTTGTGGCGGACGGAGGAAAACGTCGGGTGTGTTTGCAGGGCGTTAAAATACTTTGCCATGGCACCGACGTTGCGGTCGATCGACCACTCGTTGTCGTTGAGCACGACGATTAGCTTCTCGGTGGTTTCCTCGATATTATTCATCGCCTCGAGTGTCGGGCCACAGGTGAATGCGGCGTCACCGGCGACAGCGACAACGTGGTTTTTATCCCCTTTGAGATCACGCGCGGAAGCCATGCCGAGCGCTGCGGACAATGCCGTGCCGGCGTGGCCAGCGCCATAACAATCGTGTTCGGATTCCGTGCGCAGCAGGAAACCATTGAGTCCGCCGGGTGTGCGGATCGTATTGATCTTGTCGGCCCGGCCGGTGAGCATCTTGTGAACGTATCCCTGGTGGGAGACATCGAAGAGGAACTTGTCCTCGGGGCTGTCAAAGACCCGGTGCAGGGCCACGGTCAGTTCCACGACACCCAGGTTCGGCCCGAGGTGGCCACCAGTGCGGGCCAGGGAGTGGATGAGCGTGTGCCGGATTTCCTCGCAAAGGTCCTCGAGCTTGCCATCAGGCAGAGCCTTGACATCCTCGGGGCTTTTTATTTGGGAGAGAAGCTCGGGAAGTTCAAAAGAGCCTGATTTCGTCGTCATTATTATCGTTAGAGGCCGAGGTGCCCTCTTGAGCCTCCTCTTGGGTTGATTGGTTTAAACCGTCGTCAGCGGAGCCGCTTGATTCCTGGTTCGGTTTGAGAGTGATCAGTTCGAGCCTCTTGCGAGCGTCACCCAGGACGGACTCACAATGGCTGATAAGAGCGGCACCCCGCTCGTAGTTAGAAATGAGTTGTTCCAACGGCAGCTGGCCCGATTCCATGGTTTCGACCATGGCCTCAAGCTGCTCGAGTGCTTCTTCGAAGCTCAGGGGCTGCGCTTGCTTGGGGGGTTTTGCTTTTTTAGCGGACGGCATTTGAAGTGAGCG
The sequence above is drawn from the Akkermansiaceae bacterium genome and encodes:
- a CDS encoding DUF433 domain-containing protein; this encodes MSQKNSRITTNLKQCGGRPCIRGMRIRVTDILDLLASGLSFDQILDEMPDLEREDIVASISYASESIDHPVIAA
- a CDS encoding DUF5615 family PIN-like protein — translated: MIWVDAHLSPRIAGWAQDELGYEVSALRDLGLRDAADDEIFTKGRESGAMILTKDKDFAEMVVRLGSPPKVIWLRCGNTSESSLKDLLSKHLSEAIELLDAGEDLVEIR
- a CDS encoding 2OG-Fe(II) oxygenase, translating into MINLFNPLVELSAPPFPLDTLADLLAAPGYAHFPEIMPASAVAELIGIIEEKEAADDLRLAGVGKGAALDRKPEIRSDSIFWLDDVDASPAVIHWLSAMRQIREHLRRSLFLPLESYEGHLARYPVGGFYKPHLDQHHASPTRQITIIAYLNTRWQPGDGGELRLYTSPTEGIHGPYLDFAPTAGTIIAFRSADFWHEVLPAHVPRLSLTGWLRGREVDPTMV
- a CDS encoding 1-deoxy-D-xylulose-5-phosphate synthase, whose amino-acid sequence is MTTKSGSFELPELLSQIKSPEDVKALPDGKLEDLCEEIRHTLIHSLARTGGHLGPNLGVVELTVALHRVFDSPEDKFLFDVSHQGYVHKMLTGRADKINTIRTPGGLNGFLLRTESEHDCYGAGHAGTALSAALGMASARDLKGDKNHVVAVAGDAAFTCGPTLEAMNNIEETTEKLIVVLNDNEWSIDRNVGAMAKYFNALQTHPTFSSVRHKAAEFVGRIGGESVRKFAHKVERNTKNLILPNVLFEKFGMRYYGPLDGHDLPLLIRTFEHLKKQDEPVILHIITEKGRGYDPALANPGKFHGLGTYKVEDGSTTPVGKPTYSELFGRAVTDFAKKDKSITAITAAMPGGTKLEIFKKEIPERYFDVGIAEEHAALFACGHATQGLKPFLAIYSTFMQRAIDMIIHDMALQKLPVRLCMDRGGLSGDDGPTHHGLFDIAYLRAVPGLVHMQPKDEDEFIDMLWTMANYEDGPSAIRYPRGAGIGAKPKPEPVLLEIGKGEVLQDGSDVAIFSLGHMYEVALKTKDKLEALGHSVALINPRFIKPLDADLIIRYAEQCKVILTMEDHVLQNGFGASVIELLSDAKITTPVERIGWPDAFIEHGKVTELRKQHGLTSSHAVERLSPYLA
- the xseB gene encoding exodeoxyribonuclease VII small subunit, which produces MPSAKKAKPPKQAQPLSFEEALEQLEAMVETMESGQLPLEQLISNYERGAALISHCESVLGDARKRLELITLKPNQESSGSADDGLNQSTQEEAQEGTSASNDNNDDEIRLF